From one Electrophorus electricus isolate fEleEle1 chromosome 20, fEleEle1.pri, whole genome shotgun sequence genomic stretch:
- the zgc:171566 gene encoding zgc:171566 isoform X2 codes for MCRQVVVFAVFAASICGLPFPALCSADLNYKPIIGILAQENLDLEFDPHPQGSSYIPASYVKYLESAGARVIPIRINGTEEDYTKIFYQINGLLLPGGNVDLQKSQYSRVAKIFYELAIKANDALDYFPIWGTCQGFQQLTVLTSNKNLLTLTNSMAVALPLTFVPGAQNSRLFKSFPKDLLLSLSEENITSNFHIWSLSVQNYTRNSKLKRFYKVLTTNTDGKKEFISTMEVQWHPEKSPFEWINKPGMIHSISSIRASFYTASFFVSEAMKSQHHFLTPEEEEKALIYNFIPVFKGLNSIFIQYYYFD; via the exons ATGTGTCGCCAGGTTGTAGTTTTTGCGGTGTTTGCCGCTAGCATCTGCGGACTGCCTTTCCCAGCCTTATGCAGTGCTGATTTGAATTACAAACCTATAATCG GTATTTTAGCCCAAGAGAATTTAGATTTAGAATTCGACCCACATCCTCAGGGATCGTCCTATATACCTGCTTCTTATGTAAAGTATTTGGAGTCAGCCGGTGCAAGGGTCATCCCAATACG GATAAATGGTACAGAAGAGGATTATACAAAAATATTCTACCAAATAAATGG GTTGTTGCTGCCTGGGGGAAATGTCGATCTTCAGAAATCCCAGTATAGCAGAGTGGCCAAGATTTTCTATGAACTGGCGATCAAG gCCAACGATGCATTGGATTACTTTCCAATATGGGGAACTTGTCAGGGCTTTCAACAGCTGACTGTTCTGACTAGCAACAAAAACCTGCTGACTTTAACCAACTCCATGGCTGTGGCCCTGCCTCTGACTTTTGTTCCAG GAGCACAGAACAGCAGGCTGTTCAAAAGCTTCCCAAAGgacctccttctgtctctttcagagGAGAATATCACATCAAACTTCCATATCTGGAGCTTGTCTGTACAG AATTACACCCGGAATTCCAAACTCAAGCGTTTCTATAAGGTCCTGACAACAAACACAGATGGCAAGAAAGAGTTCATTTCTACCATGGAAG TCCAGTGGCACCCAGAGAAAAGCCCGTTTGAATGGATAAACAAGCCAGGCATGATTCACTCCATCTCATCCATCAGGGCCTCCTTCTACACAGCTAGCTTCTTTGTCTCTGAAG CTATGAAAAGTCAACATCACTTTTTAACACctgaagaggaggaaaaggCTCTTATTTATAACTTCATACCTGTCTTCAAAGGCTTGAATTCCATATTCATACAGTATTACTATTTTGACTAG
- the podxl2 gene encoding podocalyxin-like protein 2: MSVAPLYCLRIGSLLVLVTSTSVQSTGPMQLFASAGPPQPILGLEDHQAALQEIPAVPALMDSSQEGSGFFSEDSEENKAPQALRQWEGQGDINSSLDTDSLIGYNPSSPGPSSVSLRSEHKDVNLSLPFFAAPTSDAMDADRWEGDSEASGFPSHPSLSLSTAAAGPLLEATTTITKLFGWGSPLPEAAAGSDVPSPPRRAFDEERKNLLTLAPTVPEVGLVPSRAPLQPDEAQRESSEEQSEEEEELVAFPTEIDGEEEDQWMRGTALTIEPSSTPASDIPIVAFSETVWQDVGATKGEEEHGEEEEEAELRHGGTEYLSETDLHDSQEEVQVICVDWSDLAGKGYVILNMSDNYDCDEFRVENGDRLLEMLESTFSRRMNSPQGSWLISLSKPTRQDHQLLMTLANEQGVIATKDVLSMLGEIRRGLDEIGIQNFSSVSTCHSRPSQPRSDYGKLFIVLVVIGSVCLTIIASGLVYICWQRRLPKTKNMSRGEELHFVENGCHDNPTLDVTNDGQSEMQEKKQSANGVPVGSGGGSGWQVLVNKPGKEEEDNQEEDTHL, translated from the exons ATGTCCGTTGCTCCTCTTTATTGCCTCCGAATAG GCTCTTTGCTTGTGCTTGTCACGTCCACCAGCGTTCAGAGCACTGGGCCGATGCAGCTGTTCGCCTCTGCCGGTCCGCCCCAGCCGATCCTGGGCCTCGAGGATCACCAGGCTGCCCTGCAGGAGATCCCTGCTGTACCTGCTCTCATGGACAGTTCCCAGGAGGGCTCTGGGTTCTTCAGTGAGGACAGTGAAGAGAATAAGGCTCCTCAGGCACTGCGACAGTGGGAGGGCCAAGGGGACATCAACTCCAGTCTGGACACAGATTCCCTGATAG GTTACAATCCATCTTCCCCTGGGCCCTCATCAGTTTCCCTCCGCAGCGAACACAAAGATGTGAACTTGTCATTGCCTTTCTTCGCTGCCCCTACATCCGATGCTATGGATGCAGATCGGTGGGAGGGTGACTCGGAGGCCAGCGGTTTTCCATCGCACCCCTCCTTGAGCCTGTCCACAGCAGCTGCTGGACCCCTTCTTGAGGCAACCACCACTATCACCAAGCTCTTTGGCTGGGGAAGCCCCCTACCGGAGGCCGCAGCTGGCTCTgacgtcccctcccctcccaggCGGGCTTTtgatgaggagaggaagaacCTCCTGACGCTGGCGCCCACTGTGCCTGAGGTGGGCTTGGTCCCCAGCCGGGCACCCTTGCAGCCTGACGAGGCACAACGAGAGAGCTCAGAGGAGCagagtgaagaggaggaggagcttgtGGCATTCCCCACCGAGATAGACGGAGAGGAGGAAGATCAGTGGATGCGGGGAACAGCGCTCACCATCGAGCCATCTAGCACGCCAGCGTCGGACATTCCCATTGTGGCGTTTAGCGAGACCGTATGGCAGGATGTAGGTGCCACCAAAGGGGAAGAGGAGCATggcgaggaagaggaagaggctgAGCTTCGTCATGGCGGTACCGAGTACCTTTCAGAGACGGATTTGCATGACTCCCAAGAGGAAGTACAG GTCATTTGCGTTGACTGGAGTGATCTGGCTGGAAAAGGGTACGTCATCCTCAACATGTCGGATAATTATGATTGC GACGAGTTTCGTGTAGAGAACGGTGACAGGCTCTTGGAGATGCTTGAGAGCACATTCTCCAGGAGGATGAACAGTCCTCAGGGCTCATGGCTCATCTCACTGAGCAAACCAACCAGGCAGGACCACCAGCTTCTCATGACGTTAGCCAACGAacagg GTGTCATTGCCACCAAAGATGTGCTCTCAATGCTGGGGGAGATAAGGAGAGGCTTAGATGAG ATTGGCATTCAGAACTTCTCCAGCGTGAGCACTTGTCACTCGAGACCCAGCCAGCCTCGCAGCGACTACGGCAAGCTCTTCATCGTGCTGGTGGTCATTGGCTCCGTGTGCCTGACCATCATCGCGTCGGGCCTTGTCTACATCTGCTGGCAGCGTCGCCTGCCCAAGACGAAAAACATG TCACGAGGAGAGGAGCTCCATTTTGTGGAAAACGGCTGCCATGACAACCCCACGCTGGACGTGACTAATGACGGCCAATCAGAGATGCAGGAGAAGAAGCAAAGTGCCAATGGTGTGCCAGTCGGCAGCGGAGGGGGGAGTGGCTGGCAGGTACTGGTCAACAAGCCAGGGAAGGAGGAAGAAGACAATCAAGAGGAGGACACCCACCTTTAA
- the zgc:171566 gene encoding zgc:171566 isoform X1 codes for MCRQVVVFAVFAASICGLPFPALCSADLNYKPIIGILAQENLDLEFDPHPQGSSYIPASYVKYLESAGARVIPIRINGTEEDYTKIFYQINGLLLPGGNVDLQKSQYSRVAKIFYELAIKANDALDYFPIWGTCQGFQQLTVLTSNKNLLTLTNSMAVALPLTFVPGAQNSRLFKSFPKDLLLSLSEENITSNFHIWSLSVQNYTRNSKLKRFYKVLTTNTDGKKEFISTMEAYRYPFYAVQWHPEKSPFEWINKPGMIHSISSIRASFYTASFFVSEAMKSQHHFLTPEEEEKALIYNFIPVFKGLNSIFIQYYYFD; via the exons ATGTGTCGCCAGGTTGTAGTTTTTGCGGTGTTTGCCGCTAGCATCTGCGGACTGCCTTTCCCAGCCTTATGCAGTGCTGATTTGAATTACAAACCTATAATCG GTATTTTAGCCCAAGAGAATTTAGATTTAGAATTCGACCCACATCCTCAGGGATCGTCCTATATACCTGCTTCTTATGTAAAGTATTTGGAGTCAGCCGGTGCAAGGGTCATCCCAATACG GATAAATGGTACAGAAGAGGATTATACAAAAATATTCTACCAAATAAATGG GTTGTTGCTGCCTGGGGGAAATGTCGATCTTCAGAAATCCCAGTATAGCAGAGTGGCCAAGATTTTCTATGAACTGGCGATCAAG gCCAACGATGCATTGGATTACTTTCCAATATGGGGAACTTGTCAGGGCTTTCAACAGCTGACTGTTCTGACTAGCAACAAAAACCTGCTGACTTTAACCAACTCCATGGCTGTGGCCCTGCCTCTGACTTTTGTTCCAG GAGCACAGAACAGCAGGCTGTTCAAAAGCTTCCCAAAGgacctccttctgtctctttcagagGAGAATATCACATCAAACTTCCATATCTGGAGCTTGTCTGTACAG AATTACACCCGGAATTCCAAACTCAAGCGTTTCTATAAGGTCCTGACAACAAACACAGATGGCAAGAAAGAGTTCATTTCTACCATGGAAG CTTACCGATACCCATTCTATGCAGTCCAGTGGCACCCAGAGAAAAGCCCGTTTGAATGGATAAACAAGCCAGGCATGATTCACTCCATCTCATCCATCAGGGCCTCCTTCTACACAGCTAGCTTCTTTGTCTCTGAAG CTATGAAAAGTCAACATCACTTTTTAACACctgaagaggaggaaaaggCTCTTATTTATAACTTCATACCTGTCTTCAAAGGCTTGAATTCCATATTCATACAGTATTACTATTTTGACTAG